The proteins below are encoded in one region of Fusobacterium massiliense:
- a CDS encoding M20 metallopeptidase family protein produces MEEKIKKLSEKYLERVMELRRELHKYPELGFDLFKTAEIVKKELDRIGIPYKSEIAKTGIVATIKGGKPGKTVLLRADMDALPITEESRCGFKSTHEGKMHACGHDGHTAGLLGVGMVLNELKDDLSGNIKLLFQPAEEGPGGAKPMIDEGVLENPKVDAAFGCHIWPSIKAGHVAIKDGDMMTHTTSFDVIFQGKGGHASQPEKTVDTVMVACQTVVNFQNIISRNISTLRPAVLSCCSIHAGEAHNIIPDKLVLKGTIRTFDEGITDQIVNRMDEILKGITNAYGASYEFLVDRMYPALKNDHELFKFSKNALENILGKDNIEVMEDPVMGSEDFAYFGKHIPSFFFFVGVNDEQLENENMLHHPKLFWDEKYLITNMKSLSQLAIEFLNK; encoded by the coding sequence ATGGAAGAAAAAATTAAAAAATTATCTGAAAAATATTTAGAAAGAGTTATGGAACTTAGAAGAGAACTTCATAAATATCCAGAACTTGGTTTTGATTTATTTAAAACAGCAGAAATAGTAAAAAAAGAATTAGATAGAATAGGAATTCCATATAAGTCTGAAATAGCTAAAACAGGTATAGTAGCTACTATCAAAGGTGGAAAACCTGGGAAAACTGTACTTTTAAGAGCTGATATGGATGCTTTACCAATAACAGAAGAAAGTAGATGTGGTTTTAAGTCAACTCATGAAGGAAAAATGCATGCTTGTGGACATGATGGACATACTGCTGGACTTCTTGGAGTTGGGATGGTCTTAAATGAATTAAAAGATGATCTTTCTGGAAATATAAAATTACTTTTTCAACCTGCTGAAGAAGGACCTGGTGGAGCAAAACCAATGATAGATGAAGGAGTTTTAGAAAATCCAAAAGTAGATGCAGCTTTTGGTTGTCATATTTGGCCTAGTATAAAAGCAGGGCATGTAGCTATAAAAGATGGGGATATGATGACACATACGACTTCATTTGATGTTATATTCCAAGGTAAAGGAGGACATGCTTCACAGCCTGAAAAAACAGTTGATACAGTTATGGTGGCTTGTCAAACTGTAGTCAATTTTCAAAATATAATCAGTAGAAATATTTCAACTTTAAGACCAGCTGTTTTATCTTGCTGTAGTATTCATGCTGGAGAGGCACACAATATAATACCAGATAAGTTAGTTTTAAAGGGAACTATCAGAACCTTTGATGAAGGTATTACAGATCAAATAGTTAATAGAATGGATGAAATTTTAAAAGGGATAACTAATGCTTATGGAGCTTCTTATGAATTTTTAGTAGATAGAATGTATCCAGCATTAAAAAATGACCATGAATTATTTAAATTTTCTAAAAATGCTTTAGAAAATATTTTAGGAAAAGATAATATTGAAGTTATGGAAGATCCCGTTATGGGGTCTGAAGATTTTGCATATTTTGGAAAACATATCCCATCATTCTTCTTCTTTGTTGGAGTTAATGATGAACAATTAGAAAATGAAAATATGCTTCATCATCCAAAGTTGTTTTGGGATGAAAAATATTTAATTACAAACATGAAAAGTCTATCTCAACTGGCAATAGAATTTTTAAATAAATAA
- a CDS encoding AbgT family transporter has product METNKKVEKEKLSFLNKILNKVEVIGNKMPDPTSIFLILCILIFIISFILSKFGVSVEHPGTKEIIKAENLLSSDNLKAILVSTVKVFQTFPPLGAVLVTMIGIGLADKSGYLEVLLTLTIKKVPKRLIYFTVVFAGLIFTAIGDGGFIVLPPLAAIIFINIKKNPLIGIFLSFAGAAIGFCSGFFVGMNDILLSSFTNPAAQILESTFQKSPTMTIYFNMANAILQIFIITWVTVKFIEPRFPVNEEHFKDNANTEIGDLEKKGVKYASISFLLVIAFIVFLAIGPNAFLKDENGSLISVNSPLMGGLIFFMSVVFLIPGFVYGKVIKKIKTDKDAVKLISTSLSEMGGYILIVFVSAQFLNLFTKSNLGIIMAIKGANLIKAAGFKGLPLIITYVILVAFINLFIGSASAKWAILSPIFIPMFMLLGYDPALTQMAYRIGDSSTNMISPLFPYVPLLLAVANKYDKNFGLGTLMANMIPYSLITLVGSLLLFTVFFIFNIPFGI; this is encoded by the coding sequence ATGGAAACAAATAAAAAAGTTGAAAAAGAAAAATTGAGTTTTTTAAACAAGATATTAAATAAAGTTGAAGTAATTGGGAATAAAATGCCGGACCCTACATCAATTTTTTTAATATTGTGTATTTTAATTTTTATTATTTCATTTATACTTAGCAAGTTTGGAGTTTCAGTAGAGCATCCTGGAACAAAAGAAATTATAAAAGCAGAAAATTTATTAAGTTCAGATAACCTAAAAGCTATTTTAGTTTCTACTGTAAAGGTTTTCCAAACATTCCCACCATTAGGAGCTGTTTTAGTAACAATGATAGGGATAGGGCTAGCTGATAAAAGTGGATATTTAGAAGTTTTATTGACATTAACAATAAAAAAAGTACCTAAAAGATTAATTTACTTCACAGTTGTATTTGCAGGTTTAATTTTTACAGCTATTGGTGATGGGGGTTTTATAGTTTTACCTCCATTGGCAGCAATAATATTTATAAATATTAAAAAGAATCCTCTAATTGGGATATTTTTATCATTTGCTGGTGCTGCAATAGGTTTTTGTTCAGGATTTTTTGTTGGAATGAATGATATACTTTTGAGTTCATTCACTAATCCAGCAGCTCAAATATTAGAATCAACTTTCCAAAAAAGTCCTACTATGACTATTTATTTTAATATGGCAAATGCCATATTACAAATTTTTATAATAACATGGGTAACTGTAAAATTTATAGAACCAAGATTTCCTGTAAATGAAGAACATTTTAAAGATAATGCTAATACAGAAATTGGAGATTTAGAAAAGAAAGGAGTAAAATATGCAAGTATTTCTTTCTTATTAGTTATTGCTTTTATAGTATTTTTAGCAATAGGACCAAATGCGTTTTTAAAAGATGAAAACGGATCTTTGATTTCTGTAAATTCTCCTTTAATGGGTGGATTAATTTTCTTTATGTCAGTAGTTTTTTTGATACCAGGTTTTGTTTATGGTAAAGTTATTAAAAAAATAAAAACTGATAAAGATGCAGTAAAATTAATTTCAACTTCTCTTAGTGAAATGGGAGGATATATATTAATAGTTTTTGTATCAGCACAATTTTTAAATTTATTTACAAAAAGTAATTTAGGTATAATAATGGCAATAAAAGGAGCAAATTTAATAAAAGCAGCAGGTTTCAAAGGATTACCACTTATAATAACTTATGTTATTTTAGTTGCTTTTATTAATTTATTTATAGGAAGTGCTTCAGCAAAATGGGCAATTTTATCTCCTATATTTATTCCAATGTTTATGTTATTAGGTTATGATCCAGCTTTAACTCAAATGGCTTATAGAATAGGAGATTCATCTACAAATATGATTTCACCATTATTTCCATATGTTCCATTATTATTAGCAGTAGCAAATAAATATGATAAGAACTTTGGTTTAGGAACTTTGATGGCTAATATGATTCCTTATTCTTTGATAACATTGGTTGGAAGCCTTTTATTATTTACAGTTTTCTTTATTTTCAATATTCCATTTGGAATATAA
- the mtnK gene encoding S-methyl-5-thioribose kinase — MRYANHFLLDCNEAINYTKEKGLFSKETNLVCQEIGDGNINYIFRVKDEKTGKSIVLKQADKLLRSSGRNLSLARSQIEANILEIESKLAPNYVPKIYLYDKAMCVLAMEDISNYKNLRLELMKGKIFPNLAENIAEFLSTTLLLTTDLFMDNNEKKENVKKFINPELCAISECLVFTEPYNNNKSRNIISEGNEDFVERKLYKNLDLQFAVLKLKEKFMTYSQSLIHGDLHSGSIFINENGIKIIDPEFSFYGPMAYDIGNVLGNLYFPLYRAKYFMENSKEFVEWLEETIKNIPELFYIKSKKLWNKIPNNNFFKNETYFEYYIKTILEDSLKYAGTEIIRRVVGDSKVLELTSLKISEKKLEFERELINKAISLLIE; from the coding sequence ATGAGATATGCTAACCATTTTTTATTAGATTGTAATGAAGCTATTAATTATACTAAAGAAAAAGGACTTTTTTCTAAAGAAACAAACTTGGTTTGTCAGGAAATTGGAGATGGAAATATAAATTATATATTTAGAGTAAAAGATGAAAAAACAGGTAAATCCATAGTTTTGAAGCAAGCTGATAAGTTATTACGTTCTTCGGGGAGAAATTTAAGTCTAGCAAGAAGCCAAATTGAGGCTAATATTCTAGAGATTGAAAGTAAGTTAGCTCCAAACTATGTCCCTAAAATATATTTATATGATAAAGCTATGTGTGTGCTAGCTATGGAAGATATCTCTAATTATAAAAATTTAAGATTAGAACTTATGAAAGGAAAAATATTCCCAAATTTAGCAGAAAATATTGCAGAATTTTTATCGACTACATTACTCCTTACAACAGATTTATTTATGGACAATAATGAAAAAAAAGAAAATGTGAAAAAATTTATTAATCCAGAATTATGTGCTATAAGCGAATGTTTAGTTTTTACAGAACCATATAATAACAATAAAAGTAGAAATATTATAAGTGAGGGGAATGAAGATTTTGTAGAAAGAAAATTATATAAAAATTTGGATTTACAATTTGCAGTTTTAAAGTTAAAAGAAAAATTTATGACTTATAGTCAATCATTAATTCATGGAGATCTTCATTCAGGTTCTATTTTTATTAATGAGAATGGAATAAAAATAATAGATCCAGAATTTTCATTTTATGGACCAATGGCATATGATATTGGAAATGTTCTTGGGAATTTATACTTTCCTTTATACAGAGCTAAATACTTTATGGAGAATAGTAAAGAATTTGTTGAATGGCTAGAAGAGACAATAAAAAATATTCCTGAACTTTTTTATATAAAATCTAAAAAATTATGGAATAAAATTCCAAATAATAATTTCTTTAAAAATGAAACTTATTTTGAATATTATATAAAAACAATTTTAGAAGATTCTTTAAAATATGCTGGAACTGAGATTATTCGTAGAGTTGTTGGAGATTCGAAAGTGTTAGAACTTACTAGTTTAAAAATTTCAGAAAAAAAATTAGAGTTTGAAAGAGAATTAATAAATAAAGCTATTTCATTATTAATCGAATAA
- a CDS encoding s-methyl-5-thioribose-1-phosphate isomerase, protein MQRMDDGLAFLLRYENVAWYENGKVKILDRRIYPKEIKFVICESYLEVKEAIANMVTQSAGPYTAAGMGMALAAYQAKNLNKNEKIKFLEEAAYCISTARPTTMNRMRIITDSCLRVAKDAIYNNQEPIDAIFNRTFASLERRYKRMSIVAKNLVTLFPQKAKILTQCFGETIVGCMAREIRNQDKDIEFFCAETRPYLQGARLTASVLKEQGFKTTVITDNMVAWTILQKGINIFTSAADSICMDGNIVNKVGTFQIALLCKHFGIPYFVTGIPDMNKFRDNIVIEERNEEEVLSLNGQKHTLNGVRAYYPAFDITPPYLIDGVVTDKEIFSPYNLSNYFKTDTEEYY, encoded by the coding sequence ATGCAAAGAATGGATGATGGTTTAGCTTTCTTATTAAGGTATGAAAATGTTGCTTGGTATGAAAATGGGAAAGTAAAAATACTAGATAGAAGGATATATCCAAAAGAAATTAAATTCGTTATTTGTGAAAGTTATTTGGAAGTGAAGGAAGCAATAGCAAATATGGTTACTCAAAGTGCTGGACCATATACTGCTGCTGGGATGGGAATGGCTTTAGCTGCTTATCAAGCTAAAAATTTAAATAAAAATGAAAAAATTAAATTTTTAGAAGAAGCTGCCTATTGTATCTCTACGGCAAGACCAACAACTATGAATAGGATGAGAATAATTACAGATTCTTGTTTAAGAGTAGCAAAAGATGCTATTTATAACAATCAAGAACCTATAGATGCTATTTTTAATCGAACGTTTGCTTCGTTAGAAAGACGTTATAAAAGGATGAGTATTGTTGCAAAAAATCTAGTAACTTTATTCCCACAAAAAGCAAAAATTTTGACTCAATGTTTTGGAGAAACAATTGTTGGATGTATGGCTAGAGAAATTAGAAATCAAGATAAGGATATCGAATTTTTTTGTGCTGAAACCAGGCCCTATTTACAAGGAGCTAGATTAACTGCTAGTGTTTTAAAAGAACAAGGTTTTAAAACAACTGTAATAACTGATAATATGGTAGCTTGGACTATTTTACAAAAAGGTATTAATATATTCACTTCTGCAGCTGATAGCATATGTATGGATGGGAATATTGTAAATAAAGTGGGAACTTTTCAAATAGCTTTACTTTGTAAGCACTTTGGTATTCCGTATTTTGTTACTGGGATACCTGATATGAACAAATTTAGAGATAATATTGTTATAGAAGAAAGAAATGAAGAAGAAGTTCTTTCTCTTAATGGACAAAAGCATACTTTAAATGGAGTTAGAGCTTATTATCCAGCTTTTGATATAACTCCACCATATCTTATTGATGGAGTAGTAACAGATAAAGAAATATTTTCTCCTTATAACTTGAGTAATTATTTCAAAACAGATACAGAAGAATATTATTAA
- a CDS encoding Na+/H+ antiporter NhaC family protein gives MNKKSNFIGLFPLLIFLLIYAGTGIFTDKIDNMPLLVAFVITIAVSFLFNNPNKEKINFEKKVEIFCKGASDSTLLLLVIIFLLAGAFYSVADGMGGVKSMVNLGLTLLPLKMLLPGLFIIGCILSFSMGTSMGTVSALTPIAVGIANETGIDLALVCGVVVGGAMFGDNLSFISDTTIAATRTQEVDMKDKFKVNFFIVFPAVIINIIILAFIGGKGVQGAIYDYNLINLIPYISIIILALVGVNVIIVLSIGVLLGLIIGVFNGSFTFVEMFSIVQRGMGWMENMAIIALVVGGVVALMEYLGGIDYLLENLTNKIKTKKGAEFGIALLVSLLCLATTNNTVSIITAGPLAKDIADKFSVDRRRVAGLLDIFSSAFQGLMPYAGQILVAAAMAQISPISIVSYSWYSILMIIMGILAIITGIPKMKENK, from the coding sequence ATGAATAAAAAAAGTAATTTTATAGGTTTATTTCCATTATTAATTTTTTTACTAATTTATGCAGGAACAGGTATATTTACAGATAAAATTGATAATATGCCTTTGCTTGTAGCTTTTGTGATAACTATTGCAGTTTCCTTTTTATTTAATAATCCAAATAAAGAAAAAATAAATTTTGAAAAAAAAGTGGAGATATTTTGTAAAGGTGCGAGTGACTCCACATTATTATTATTAGTAATAATTTTTTTGTTAGCTGGAGCTTTTTATTCTGTTGCTGATGGTATGGGAGGAGTAAAATCAATGGTTAATCTTGGATTGACTTTACTACCTTTAAAAATGTTACTTCCAGGGTTATTTATAATTGGATGTATTTTAAGTTTTTCGATGGGAACTTCAATGGGAACTGTATCAGCTTTAACACCAATTGCTGTAGGTATTGCAAATGAAACTGGAATTGATTTAGCTCTTGTCTGTGGAGTTGTTGTTGGAGGAGCTATGTTTGGAGATAACTTGTCTTTTATTTCTGATACAACGATAGCTGCAACAAGAACACAAGAAGTTGATATGAAAGATAAATTTAAAGTTAATTTTTTTATTGTTTTTCCGGCAGTTATAATTAATATTATAATTTTGGCTTTTATAGGAGGGAAAGGAGTTCAAGGTGCTATTTATGATTATAATTTAATAAATTTAATTCCATATATTTCTATTATAATTTTAGCTTTAGTAGGCGTCAATGTTATTATAGTTTTGAGTATAGGGGTTTTACTTGGTTTAATTATAGGAGTTTTTAACGGTTCTTTCACATTCGTTGAAATGTTTTCAATTGTTCAAAGAGGAATGGGTTGGATGGAAAATATGGCAATTATAGCTCTTGTTGTTGGAGGCGTGGTAGCTCTAATGGAATATTTAGGTGGAATTGACTACTTGCTTGAAAATTTGACAAATAAAATTAAAACAAAAAAGGGAGCTGAATTTGGTATTGCATTGTTAGTAAGTTTATTATGCTTAGCTACTACAAATAATACTGTTTCTATTATTACAGCTGGGCCATTAGCTAAAGATATAGCTGATAAATTTTCTGTAGATAGAAGAAGAGTAGCGGGGCTGTTGGATATATTTTCTTCAGCATTCCAAGGATTAATGCCTTATGCTGGACAAATACTAGTTGCGGCAGCAATGGCACAGATATCTCCGATAAGTATTGTTTCATATTCATGGTATTCTATTCTTATGATAATAATGGGAATTTTAGCAATTATAACAGGTATTCCTAAAATGAAAGAAAATAAATAA